The following proteins are encoded in a genomic region of Thunnus maccoyii chromosome 8, fThuMac1.1, whole genome shotgun sequence:
- the LOC121902404 gene encoding uncharacterized protein LOC121902404 isoform X4 → MDPRHKVQTGPPNHWRRRAEPWQVTGWLLLFSLLFSRFGQGTGQVGPNERETGVSLIPGEGERKGFPSHDTVGAMNPVPHGQGRPLQNDPENADQEPDLGHTDKSISPLGLYNTLLFLEVDGGGLHMIKHCLRRSRVHPRRRRSWSANFQEKGGELVSCKFMENDDYPWSGYFASTNTIAPTKSEPRVQNKLLRSAQQPVVRKENSALSLMLDYARDRNLSKCWLCQNMPASIHSPMSNPIPFTKADYETFNWNDLASRFREEADDCYTPTYPVDVKSSQNTDIALYVARTVNDKYLPSGFNFTTLLRIIHIQRYVKLGFEYRVQVALAQTNCSKPSENQVCVPQPYTTTAMARALVYVQPWAGTSSIGPVKIQLRNCSAPQQNEQRPQRDCSTYLPPVFTHELQNVSLCFRGIGKGHEDLGQSSCNTVVDVTLKQSPLPERVYLVCGDRAYRCVPYEDSRGVCYLAYLIPLIREVESTEIASLYPPLHIYKREISSTQKVASFLLPWYGVYVSQQELSSLSKVLENHLNASSRAMLAEHKELQEVKTVALQNRMALDLLLAAQGGTCKLIGSECCSYISDATADVMDMAHDTALGIKELHDSHGFNLGDFSGVFGSWGSGLVRFLTTLAVAVFLFILLCSCDWMRRFHPGIISDEEEETQNLGSLQEDGFHITMHRMC, encoded by the exons ATGGATCCACGCCACAAGGTGCAGACTGGCCCCCCCAACCACTGGCGGAGGAGAGCAGAGCCCTGGCAGGTAACCGGATGGttactccttttttctctcctgtttagTAGGTTCGGGCAGGGGACAGGTCAAGTCGGtccaaatgagagagagacaggagtcTCTCTGATTCCAGGCGAAGGAGAGCGGAAAGGCTTTCCTTCTCATGACACAGTCGGTGCCATGAACCCAGTGCCCCATGGACAGGGGCGCCCTTTGCAGAATGATCCAGAAAATGCAGACCAAGAGCCAGATCTTGGACATACGGACAAATCAATAAGCCCATTGGGACTCTACAACACT TTACTTTTTCTCGAGGTAGATGGCGGTGGTCTACAtatgataaaacactgtttgagaCGAAGCAGAGTTCATCCACGTCGACGAAG ATCTTGGAGTGCAAATTTCCAGGAGAAGGGGGGAGAACTGGTAAGCTGTAAGTTCATGGAGAATGATGATTACCCCTGGAGTGGTTACTTTGCATCCACTAACACAATTGCTCCAACTAAATCTGAACCAAGGGTGCAAAACAAATTACTGCGTAGCGCTCAGCAACCAGTAGTGCGAAAAGAAAATTCAGCCCTTAGTCTTATGCTTGATTATGCGCGTGATCGTAATCTCAGTAAGTGTTGGCTATGTCAAAATATGCCAGCTTCAATACATTCTCCAATGTCTAATCCAATTCCATTCACCAAAGCTGATTATGAGACGTTCAATTGGAATGATCTTGCTTCAAGATTTAGAGAAGAAGCAGACGATTGCTATACTCCAACATATCCTGTGGATGTTAAGTCATCACAAAATACAGATATTGCTCTATACGTTGCAAGAACGGTAAATGACAAATATCTGCCAAGCGGATTTAATTTCACCACTCTTCTCCGCATCATTCACATACAAAGATATGTGAAACTAGGCTTTGAGTACAGAGTTCAGGTTGCTCTAGCTCAAACTAACTGTTCAAAACCTTCTGAAAATCAAGTGTGTGTTCCCCAACCATATACAACCACTGCTATGGCTAGAGCTCTAGTTTATGTGCAACCATGGGCTGGCACCTCATCCATAGGGCCAGTCAAGATTCAGTTACGCAACTGTTCGGCGCCACAACAAAACGAGCAAAGACCTCAGCGTGACTGCTCAACTTATCTTCCCCCTGTCTTCACTCATGAGctacaaaatgtttctttatgtttcagAGGGATAGGGAAGGGACATGAAGACTTAGGACAAAGTAGCTGTAACACTGTGGTAGATGTCACTCTTAAACAGTCCCCACTGCCTGAGAGAGTGTATCTAGTTTGTGGTGACAGGGCCTATCGGTGCGTGCCGTATGAAGACTCACGCGGTGTCTGTTATTTGGCGTACTTAATTCCCCTAATCAGAGAAGTAGAATCTACTGAGATAGCTTCACTGTATCCACCGTTACACATATACAAGAGAGAAATCTCATCAACTCAGAAAGTAGCCAGCTTCCTTCTCCCTTGGtatggtgtgtatgtgtcccAGCAAGAGCTCTCATCTCTCTCCAAAGTCCTAGAAAATCATCTTAATGCCTCAAGCAGAGCTATGTTAGCCGAACACAAAGAGTTGCAGGAAGTCAAAACAGTAGCTCTACAGAATCGCATGGCTCTTGATCTCCTGTTAGCGGCTCAAGGAGGAACTTGTAAGCTCATAGGCTCTGAATGTTGTTCCTACATCTCTGATGCAACTGCTGACGTCATGGACATGGCACATGACACAGCACTGGGTATCAAAGAATTGCATGATAGTCATGGTTTTAACCTTGGTGATTTTTCAGGTGTCTTTGGGTCATGGGGGTCCGGATTGGTCAGGTTCCTGACCACTCTTGCTGTTGCTGTCTTCCttttcatcctcctctgctCATGT GACTGGATGAGGCGTTTTCACCCAGGTATCATttcagatgaggaggaggaaactcAAAATCT aggaTCACTCCAGGAGGATGGATTCCACATCACCATGCATCGTATGTGCTAG
- the LOC121902404 gene encoding uncharacterized protein LOC121902404 isoform X3 yields MDPRHKVQTGPPNHWRRRAEPWQVTGWLLLFSLLFSRFGQGTGQVGPNERETGVSLIPGEGERKGFPSHDTVGAMNPVPHGQGRPLQNDPENADQEPDLGHTDKSISPLGLYNTLLFLEVDGGGLHMIKHCLRRSRVHPRRRRSWSANFQEKGGELVSCKFMENDDYPWSGYFASTNTIAPTKSEPRVQNKLLRSAQQPVVRKENSALSLMLDYARDRNLSKCWLCQNMPASIHSPMSNPIPFTKADYETFNWNDLASRFREEADDCYTPTYPVDVKSSQNTDIALYVARTVNDKYLPSGFNFTTLLRIIHIQRYVKLGFEYRVQVALAQTNCSKPSENQVCVPQPYTTTAMARALVYVQPWAGTSSIGPVKIQLRNCSAPQQNEQRPQRDCSTYLPPVFTHELQNVSLCFRGIGKGHEDLGQSSCNTVVDVTLKQSPLPERVYLVCGDRAYRCVPYEDSRGVCYLAYLIPLIREVESTEIASLYPPLHIYKREISSTQKVASFLLPWYGVYVSQQELSSLSKVLENHLNASSRAMLAEHKELQEVKTVALQNRMALDLLLAAQGGTCKLIGSECCSYISDATADVMDMAHDTALGIKELHDSHGFNLGDFSGVFGSWGSGLVRFLTTLAVAVFLFILLCSCDWMRRFHPEDHSRRMDSTSPCIVCASNLSMVMALYCTQSAWVEDFTL; encoded by the exons ATGGATCCACGCCACAAGGTGCAGACTGGCCCCCCCAACCACTGGCGGAGGAGAGCAGAGCCCTGGCAGGTAACCGGATGGttactccttttttctctcctgtttagTAGGTTCGGGCAGGGGACAGGTCAAGTCGGtccaaatgagagagagacaggagtcTCTCTGATTCCAGGCGAAGGAGAGCGGAAAGGCTTTCCTTCTCATGACACAGTCGGTGCCATGAACCCAGTGCCCCATGGACAGGGGCGCCCTTTGCAGAATGATCCAGAAAATGCAGACCAAGAGCCAGATCTTGGACATACGGACAAATCAATAAGCCCATTGGGACTCTACAACACT TTACTTTTTCTCGAGGTAGATGGCGGTGGTCTACAtatgataaaacactgtttgagaCGAAGCAGAGTTCATCCACGTCGACGAAG ATCTTGGAGTGCAAATTTCCAGGAGAAGGGGGGAGAACTGGTAAGCTGTAAGTTCATGGAGAATGATGATTACCCCTGGAGTGGTTACTTTGCATCCACTAACACAATTGCTCCAACTAAATCTGAACCAAGGGTGCAAAACAAATTACTGCGTAGCGCTCAGCAACCAGTAGTGCGAAAAGAAAATTCAGCCCTTAGTCTTATGCTTGATTATGCGCGTGATCGTAATCTCAGTAAGTGTTGGCTATGTCAAAATATGCCAGCTTCAATACATTCTCCAATGTCTAATCCAATTCCATTCACCAAAGCTGATTATGAGACGTTCAATTGGAATGATCTTGCTTCAAGATTTAGAGAAGAAGCAGACGATTGCTATACTCCAACATATCCTGTGGATGTTAAGTCATCACAAAATACAGATATTGCTCTATACGTTGCAAGAACGGTAAATGACAAATATCTGCCAAGCGGATTTAATTTCACCACTCTTCTCCGCATCATTCACATACAAAGATATGTGAAACTAGGCTTTGAGTACAGAGTTCAGGTTGCTCTAGCTCAAACTAACTGTTCAAAACCTTCTGAAAATCAAGTGTGTGTTCCCCAACCATATACAACCACTGCTATGGCTAGAGCTCTAGTTTATGTGCAACCATGGGCTGGCACCTCATCCATAGGGCCAGTCAAGATTCAGTTACGCAACTGTTCGGCGCCACAACAAAACGAGCAAAGACCTCAGCGTGACTGCTCAACTTATCTTCCCCCTGTCTTCACTCATGAGctacaaaatgtttctttatgtttcagAGGGATAGGGAAGGGACATGAAGACTTAGGACAAAGTAGCTGTAACACTGTGGTAGATGTCACTCTTAAACAGTCCCCACTGCCTGAGAGAGTGTATCTAGTTTGTGGTGACAGGGCCTATCGGTGCGTGCCGTATGAAGACTCACGCGGTGTCTGTTATTTGGCGTACTTAATTCCCCTAATCAGAGAAGTAGAATCTACTGAGATAGCTTCACTGTATCCACCGTTACACATATACAAGAGAGAAATCTCATCAACTCAGAAAGTAGCCAGCTTCCTTCTCCCTTGGtatggtgtgtatgtgtcccAGCAAGAGCTCTCATCTCTCTCCAAAGTCCTAGAAAATCATCTTAATGCCTCAAGCAGAGCTATGTTAGCCGAACACAAAGAGTTGCAGGAAGTCAAAACAGTAGCTCTACAGAATCGCATGGCTCTTGATCTCCTGTTAGCGGCTCAAGGAGGAACTTGTAAGCTCATAGGCTCTGAATGTTGTTCCTACATCTCTGATGCAACTGCTGACGTCATGGACATGGCACATGACACAGCACTGGGTATCAAAGAATTGCATGATAGTCATGGTTTTAACCTTGGTGATTTTTCAGGTGTCTTTGGGTCATGGGGGTCCGGATTGGTCAGGTTCCTGACCACTCTTGCTGTTGCTGTCTTCCttttcatcctcctctgctCATGT GACTGGATGAGGCGTTTTCACCCAG aggaTCACTCCAGGAGGATGGATTCCACATCACCATGCATCGTATGTGCTAGTAACCTCTCCATGGTGATGGCCCTCTACTGTACGCAAAGTGCATGGGTTGAAGACTTCACTttgtga
- the LOC121902404 gene encoding uncharacterized protein LOC121902404 isoform X2: MDPRHKVQTGPPNHWRRRAEPWQVTGWLLLFSLLFSRFGQGTGQVGPNERETGVSLIPGEGERKGFPSHDTVGAMNPVPHGQGRPLQNDPENADQEPDLGHTDKSISPLGLYNTLLFLEVDGGGLHMIKHCLRRSRVHPRRRRSWSANFQEKGGELVSCKFMENDDYPWSGYFASTNTIAPTKSEPRVQNKLLRSAQQPVVRKENSALSLMLDYARDRNLSKCWLCQNMPASIHSPMSNPIPFTKADYETFNWNDLASRFREEADDCYTPTYPVDVKSSQNTDIALYVARTVNDKYLPSGFNFTTLLRIIHIQRYVKLGFEYRVQVALAQTNCSKPSENQVCVPQPYTTTAMARALVYVQPWAGTSSIGPVKIQLRNCSAPQQNEQRPQRDCSTYLPPVFTHELQNVSLCFRGIGKGHEDLGQSSCNTVVDVTLKQSPLPERVYLVCGDRAYRCVPYEDSRGVCYLAYLIPLIREVESTEIASLYPPLHIYKREISSTQKVASFLLPWYGVYVSQQELSSLSKVLENHLNASSRAMLAEHKELQEVKTVALQNRMALDLLLAAQGGTCKLIGSECCSYISDATADVMDMAHDTALGIKELHDSHGFNLGDFSGVFGSWGSGLVRFLTTLAVAVFLFILLCSCVGLIIKLVVKKTTGSVLQAAQVHVTGNTADHNHTGLRYYDFETFQDWMRRFHPGIISDEEEETQNLGSLQEDGFHITMHRMC, encoded by the exons ATGGATCCACGCCACAAGGTGCAGACTGGCCCCCCCAACCACTGGCGGAGGAGAGCAGAGCCCTGGCAGGTAACCGGATGGttactccttttttctctcctgtttagTAGGTTCGGGCAGGGGACAGGTCAAGTCGGtccaaatgagagagagacaggagtcTCTCTGATTCCAGGCGAAGGAGAGCGGAAAGGCTTTCCTTCTCATGACACAGTCGGTGCCATGAACCCAGTGCCCCATGGACAGGGGCGCCCTTTGCAGAATGATCCAGAAAATGCAGACCAAGAGCCAGATCTTGGACATACGGACAAATCAATAAGCCCATTGGGACTCTACAACACT TTACTTTTTCTCGAGGTAGATGGCGGTGGTCTACAtatgataaaacactgtttgagaCGAAGCAGAGTTCATCCACGTCGACGAAG ATCTTGGAGTGCAAATTTCCAGGAGAAGGGGGGAGAACTGGTAAGCTGTAAGTTCATGGAGAATGATGATTACCCCTGGAGTGGTTACTTTGCATCCACTAACACAATTGCTCCAACTAAATCTGAACCAAGGGTGCAAAACAAATTACTGCGTAGCGCTCAGCAACCAGTAGTGCGAAAAGAAAATTCAGCCCTTAGTCTTATGCTTGATTATGCGCGTGATCGTAATCTCAGTAAGTGTTGGCTATGTCAAAATATGCCAGCTTCAATACATTCTCCAATGTCTAATCCAATTCCATTCACCAAAGCTGATTATGAGACGTTCAATTGGAATGATCTTGCTTCAAGATTTAGAGAAGAAGCAGACGATTGCTATACTCCAACATATCCTGTGGATGTTAAGTCATCACAAAATACAGATATTGCTCTATACGTTGCAAGAACGGTAAATGACAAATATCTGCCAAGCGGATTTAATTTCACCACTCTTCTCCGCATCATTCACATACAAAGATATGTGAAACTAGGCTTTGAGTACAGAGTTCAGGTTGCTCTAGCTCAAACTAACTGTTCAAAACCTTCTGAAAATCAAGTGTGTGTTCCCCAACCATATACAACCACTGCTATGGCTAGAGCTCTAGTTTATGTGCAACCATGGGCTGGCACCTCATCCATAGGGCCAGTCAAGATTCAGTTACGCAACTGTTCGGCGCCACAACAAAACGAGCAAAGACCTCAGCGTGACTGCTCAACTTATCTTCCCCCTGTCTTCACTCATGAGctacaaaatgtttctttatgtttcagAGGGATAGGGAAGGGACATGAAGACTTAGGACAAAGTAGCTGTAACACTGTGGTAGATGTCACTCTTAAACAGTCCCCACTGCCTGAGAGAGTGTATCTAGTTTGTGGTGACAGGGCCTATCGGTGCGTGCCGTATGAAGACTCACGCGGTGTCTGTTATTTGGCGTACTTAATTCCCCTAATCAGAGAAGTAGAATCTACTGAGATAGCTTCACTGTATCCACCGTTACACATATACAAGAGAGAAATCTCATCAACTCAGAAAGTAGCCAGCTTCCTTCTCCCTTGGtatggtgtgtatgtgtcccAGCAAGAGCTCTCATCTCTCTCCAAAGTCCTAGAAAATCATCTTAATGCCTCAAGCAGAGCTATGTTAGCCGAACACAAAGAGTTGCAGGAAGTCAAAACAGTAGCTCTACAGAATCGCATGGCTCTTGATCTCCTGTTAGCGGCTCAAGGAGGAACTTGTAAGCTCATAGGCTCTGAATGTTGTTCCTACATCTCTGATGCAACTGCTGACGTCATGGACATGGCACATGACACAGCACTGGGTATCAAAGAATTGCATGATAGTCATGGTTTTAACCTTGGTGATTTTTCAGGTGTCTTTGGGTCATGGGGGTCCGGATTGGTCAGGTTCCTGACCACTCTTGCTGTTGCTGTCTTCCttttcatcctcctctgctCATGTGTAGGTTTGATAATCAAGCTGGTAGTGAAAAAGACGACAGGGTCTGTACTCCAAGCAGCCCAGGTGCATGTcactggaaacactgcagaTCATAATCACACAGGTTTGAGGTATTATGATTTTGAAACTTTCCAGGACTGGATGAGGCGTTTTCACCCAGGTATCATttcagatgaggaggaggaaactcAAAATCT aggaTCACTCCAGGAGGATGGATTCCACATCACCATGCATCGTATGTGCTAG
- the LOC121902404 gene encoding uncharacterized protein LOC121902404 isoform X1, with translation MDPRHKVQTGPPNHWRRRAEPWQVTGWLLLFSLLFSRFGQGTGQVGPNERETGVSLIPGEGERKGFPSHDTVGAMNPVPHGQGRPLQNDPENADQEPDLGHTDKSISPLGLYNTLLFLEVDGGGLHMIKHCLRRSRVHPRRRRSWSANFQEKGGELVSCKFMENDDYPWSGYFASTNTIAPTKSEPRVQNKLLRSAQQPVVRKENSALSLMLDYARDRNLSKCWLCQNMPASIHSPMSNPIPFTKADYETFNWNDLASRFREEADDCYTPTYPVDVKSSQNTDIALYVARTVNDKYLPSGFNFTTLLRIIHIQRYVKLGFEYRVQVALAQTNCSKPSENQVCVPQPYTTTAMARALVYVQPWAGTSSIGPVKIQLRNCSAPQQNEQRPQRDCSTYLPPVFTHELQNVSLCFRGIGKGHEDLGQSSCNTVVDVTLKQSPLPERVYLVCGDRAYRCVPYEDSRGVCYLAYLIPLIREVESTEIASLYPPLHIYKREISSTQKVASFLLPWYGVYVSQQELSSLSKVLENHLNASSRAMLAEHKELQEVKTVALQNRMALDLLLAAQGGTCKLIGSECCSYISDATADVMDMAHDTALGIKELHDSHGFNLGDFSGVFGSWGSGLVRFLTTLAVAVFLFILLCSCVGLIIKLVVKKTTGSVLQAAQVHVTGNTADHNHTGLRYYDFETFQDWMRRFHPEDHSRRMDSTSPCIVCASNLSMVMALYCTQSAWVEDFTL, from the exons ATGGATCCACGCCACAAGGTGCAGACTGGCCCCCCCAACCACTGGCGGAGGAGAGCAGAGCCCTGGCAGGTAACCGGATGGttactccttttttctctcctgtttagTAGGTTCGGGCAGGGGACAGGTCAAGTCGGtccaaatgagagagagacaggagtcTCTCTGATTCCAGGCGAAGGAGAGCGGAAAGGCTTTCCTTCTCATGACACAGTCGGTGCCATGAACCCAGTGCCCCATGGACAGGGGCGCCCTTTGCAGAATGATCCAGAAAATGCAGACCAAGAGCCAGATCTTGGACATACGGACAAATCAATAAGCCCATTGGGACTCTACAACACT TTACTTTTTCTCGAGGTAGATGGCGGTGGTCTACAtatgataaaacactgtttgagaCGAAGCAGAGTTCATCCACGTCGACGAAG ATCTTGGAGTGCAAATTTCCAGGAGAAGGGGGGAGAACTGGTAAGCTGTAAGTTCATGGAGAATGATGATTACCCCTGGAGTGGTTACTTTGCATCCACTAACACAATTGCTCCAACTAAATCTGAACCAAGGGTGCAAAACAAATTACTGCGTAGCGCTCAGCAACCAGTAGTGCGAAAAGAAAATTCAGCCCTTAGTCTTATGCTTGATTATGCGCGTGATCGTAATCTCAGTAAGTGTTGGCTATGTCAAAATATGCCAGCTTCAATACATTCTCCAATGTCTAATCCAATTCCATTCACCAAAGCTGATTATGAGACGTTCAATTGGAATGATCTTGCTTCAAGATTTAGAGAAGAAGCAGACGATTGCTATACTCCAACATATCCTGTGGATGTTAAGTCATCACAAAATACAGATATTGCTCTATACGTTGCAAGAACGGTAAATGACAAATATCTGCCAAGCGGATTTAATTTCACCACTCTTCTCCGCATCATTCACATACAAAGATATGTGAAACTAGGCTTTGAGTACAGAGTTCAGGTTGCTCTAGCTCAAACTAACTGTTCAAAACCTTCTGAAAATCAAGTGTGTGTTCCCCAACCATATACAACCACTGCTATGGCTAGAGCTCTAGTTTATGTGCAACCATGGGCTGGCACCTCATCCATAGGGCCAGTCAAGATTCAGTTACGCAACTGTTCGGCGCCACAACAAAACGAGCAAAGACCTCAGCGTGACTGCTCAACTTATCTTCCCCCTGTCTTCACTCATGAGctacaaaatgtttctttatgtttcagAGGGATAGGGAAGGGACATGAAGACTTAGGACAAAGTAGCTGTAACACTGTGGTAGATGTCACTCTTAAACAGTCCCCACTGCCTGAGAGAGTGTATCTAGTTTGTGGTGACAGGGCCTATCGGTGCGTGCCGTATGAAGACTCACGCGGTGTCTGTTATTTGGCGTACTTAATTCCCCTAATCAGAGAAGTAGAATCTACTGAGATAGCTTCACTGTATCCACCGTTACACATATACAAGAGAGAAATCTCATCAACTCAGAAAGTAGCCAGCTTCCTTCTCCCTTGGtatggtgtgtatgtgtcccAGCAAGAGCTCTCATCTCTCTCCAAAGTCCTAGAAAATCATCTTAATGCCTCAAGCAGAGCTATGTTAGCCGAACACAAAGAGTTGCAGGAAGTCAAAACAGTAGCTCTACAGAATCGCATGGCTCTTGATCTCCTGTTAGCGGCTCAAGGAGGAACTTGTAAGCTCATAGGCTCTGAATGTTGTTCCTACATCTCTGATGCAACTGCTGACGTCATGGACATGGCACATGACACAGCACTGGGTATCAAAGAATTGCATGATAGTCATGGTTTTAACCTTGGTGATTTTTCAGGTGTCTTTGGGTCATGGGGGTCCGGATTGGTCAGGTTCCTGACCACTCTTGCTGTTGCTGTCTTCCttttcatcctcctctgctCATGTGTAGGTTTGATAATCAAGCTGGTAGTGAAAAAGACGACAGGGTCTGTACTCCAAGCAGCCCAGGTGCATGTcactggaaacactgcagaTCATAATCACACAGGTTTGAGGTATTATGATTTTGAAACTTTCCAGGACTGGATGAGGCGTTTTCACCCAG aggaTCACTCCAGGAGGATGGATTCCACATCACCATGCATCGTATGTGCTAGTAACCTCTCCATGGTGATGGCCCTCTACTGTACGCAAAGTGCATGGGTTGAAGACTTCACTttgtga